One Nocardia sp. BMG111209 DNA segment encodes these proteins:
- a CDS encoding MarR family winged helix-turn-helix transcriptional regulator has product MDAQRLHRLGKRLIELSRQHVSLDPDERAIGGSTEGLLLEDVLLHPESTISHIVERTGFSQGHVSARVARLVDQGLLNTFPDPADRRRTLVDATPMLQRAVARRHRAPREVFAETLTDPHTADRVLTLLDELADLLLPAGHGPDQPANRESTV; this is encoded by the coding sequence ATGGATGCGCAGCGATTGCATCGCCTGGGGAAACGGCTCATCGAGCTGTCCCGGCAGCACGTCTCGCTCGACCCCGACGAGCGGGCGATCGGCGGATCCACCGAGGGCCTGCTGCTGGAGGACGTGCTGCTGCACCCGGAGAGCACGATCAGCCACATCGTCGAACGCACCGGCTTCTCGCAGGGCCACGTCTCCGCGCGAGTTGCCCGCCTGGTCGACCAGGGCCTGCTCAACACCTTCCCCGACCCCGCCGACCGCCGCCGCACCCTGGTCGACGCGACCCCCATGCTGCAACGAGCCGTAGCCCGCCGGCACCGCGCACCCCGAGAGGTCTTCGCCGAAACCCTCACCGACCCGCACACCGCCGACCGCGTCCTCACCCTCCTCGACGAACTCGCCGACCTCCTCCTCCCCGCAGGCCACGGCCCGGACCAACCCGCGAACCGGGAATCGACTGTCTGA
- a CDS encoding membrane protein: MTDSSGRRNSVKVPEITVLFWAIKILSTGMGETFSDFLVNTLPPAAAVGGGLLLLIVSLWWQFRAPGYRVWTYWTAVVMVSIVGTMVADIVDFVIGVPLPASTIVFVVVVATILGLWYRSERTLSVHSISTRRREGFYWATVMATFALGTVAGDLTAATLHLGYLPSAVLFAVVIAIPAVAHRWFRMGAVAAFWSAYIVTRPLGASVTDWLASSRADGLGLGTGWISLAVTVPMVAGIAILARRASRETAPR; this comes from the coding sequence GTGACCGATTCGTCCGGACGCCGGAATTCGGTCAAGGTTCCCGAGATCACTGTCCTGTTCTGGGCGATCAAGATTCTCTCCACCGGGATGGGCGAGACGTTCTCCGATTTCCTGGTCAACACGCTGCCACCCGCGGCGGCGGTCGGTGGCGGGTTGCTGCTGTTGATCGTCAGCCTGTGGTGGCAGTTCCGGGCCCCCGGCTATCGGGTGTGGACCTACTGGACGGCGGTCGTGATGGTGAGCATCGTCGGCACGATGGTCGCCGACATCGTCGATTTCGTCATCGGGGTTCCGCTGCCCGCGTCGACGATCGTGTTCGTCGTCGTGGTCGCGACGATTCTGGGCCTGTGGTACCGCAGCGAGCGCACCCTCTCCGTGCACAGCATCTCGACACGACGGCGTGAGGGGTTCTACTGGGCGACGGTGATGGCGACGTTCGCGCTCGGCACGGTGGCCGGGGATCTGACCGCCGCCACGCTGCATCTGGGTTATCTGCCCTCGGCGGTGCTGTTCGCCGTGGTCATCGCCATTCCGGCCGTCGCGCACCGCTGGTTCCGGATGGGCGCGGTCGCGGCGTTCTGGTCGGCCTATATCGTCACGCGGCCGCTGGGCGCGTCCGTCACCGATTGGCTCGCGTCCTCGCGCGCCGACGGACTCGGCCTGGGCACCGGCTGGATCTCGCTGGCGGTGACGGTCCCGATGGTCGCGGGCATCGCGATACTCGCCCGGCGGGCGAGCCGCGAAACCGCACCTCGCTGA
- the gndA gene encoding NADP-dependent phosphogluconate dehydrogenase, whose translation MTSSKATAQIGVTGLAVMGSNIARNFARNGYTVALHNRSVAKTDALLAAHGTDGEFVRTETVEEFVGALEKPRRVLIMVKAGEATDAVIEELAAAMEPGDIIIDGGNALYTDTIRREAAMAARGLNFVGAGISGGEEGALNGPAIMPGGPKESYESLGPLLESISAKVDGVPCCTHIGPDGSGHFVKMVHNGIEYADMQLIGEAYHLLRDALGASAAQIAEVFTQWNTGELESYLVEITAQVLQQIDATTGKPLVDVIVDAAEQKGTGRWTVKSALDLGIPVTGIAEAVFARALSGSRAQRKAAQGLAAGTLAGKPGDAAQFTEDIRRALYASKIVAYAQGFDQIAAGSAEYDWDLHPGDLATIWRGGCIIRARFLDRIKEAYEADPDLPSLILAPYFRAAIEQGVDSWRRVVSTAVQLGIPVPAFGSSLSYYDALRAERLPAALTQGQRDFFGAHTYERIDAEGHYHTLWSADRTEVRTD comes from the coding sequence ATGACTTCTTCCAAAGCCACCGCGCAGATCGGTGTGACCGGTCTGGCCGTCATGGGCAGCAATATCGCCCGCAACTTCGCTCGCAACGGTTATACCGTCGCTCTGCACAATCGCAGTGTCGCCAAGACCGATGCGCTGCTGGCCGCGCACGGGACCGATGGTGAGTTCGTGCGTACCGAGACCGTCGAGGAGTTCGTCGGCGCGCTGGAGAAGCCGCGGCGGGTGCTGATCATGGTCAAGGCGGGCGAGGCCACCGACGCGGTGATCGAGGAACTCGCGGCGGCGATGGAGCCCGGTGACATCATCATCGACGGCGGTAATGCCCTGTACACCGACACGATCCGGCGTGAGGCCGCGATGGCCGCGCGCGGGCTGAACTTCGTCGGCGCGGGCATCTCCGGTGGTGAGGAAGGGGCATTGAACGGGCCCGCGATCATGCCGGGCGGTCCGAAGGAGTCCTACGAGTCGCTGGGACCGCTGCTGGAGTCGATCTCGGCGAAGGTCGACGGTGTGCCGTGCTGCACCCATATCGGCCCGGACGGGTCGGGCCACTTCGTGAAGATGGTGCACAACGGTATCGAATACGCCGATATGCAGCTCATCGGCGAGGCGTACCACCTGTTGCGCGACGCGCTCGGCGCGAGCGCCGCCCAGATCGCGGAGGTGTTCACGCAGTGGAACACCGGCGAGCTGGAAAGCTACCTGGTGGAGATCACCGCGCAGGTGCTGCAGCAGATCGATGCCACGACCGGCAAGCCGCTGGTCGACGTGATCGTGGACGCCGCCGAGCAGAAGGGCACCGGCCGGTGGACGGTCAAGTCCGCCCTCGATCTGGGTATCCCGGTGACCGGTATCGCCGAAGCGGTCTTCGCCCGCGCCCTGTCCGGATCCCGCGCCCAGCGTAAAGCCGCACAGGGCCTGGCCGCCGGAACCCTGGCCGGAAAGCCCGGCGACGCAGCACAATTCACCGAGGACATCCGGCGGGCACTGTACGCGTCGAAGATCGTCGCCTACGCGCAGGGCTTCGACCAGATCGCCGCGGGCAGCGCCGAATACGACTGGGACCTGCACCCCGGCGACCTGGCCACCATCTGGCGCGGCGGTTGCATCATCCGGGCACGGTTCCTCGACCGCATCAAGGAAGCCTACGAGGCCGACCCGGACCTGCCGAGCCTGATCCTGGCCCCCTACTTCCGTGCGGCGATCGAGCAGGGTGTCGACAGCTGGCGCCGCGTCGTGTCCACCGCCGTCCAACTGGGTATCCCGGTTCCGGCGTTCGGCTCGTCGCTGTCCTACTACGACGCCCTGCGCGCCGAACGCCTGCCCGCCGCCCTCACCCAGGGCCAGCGCGACTTCTTCGGCGCCCACACCTACGAACGCATCGACGCCGAAGGCCACTACCACACCCTGTGGAGCGCCGACCGCACCGAAGTCCGCACCGACTGA
- a CDS encoding cell wall metabolism sensor histidine kinase WalK — translation MVDLSLLTRPGRWGLRARSAVLSTAVLAVVFGLGALAALWVMYRSLLGSVDSTAAARADELSGQLTQRSPAQVSDTLFARDRTLVAVQVIDAAGAVVRASPGASTAGPLLTPVPDSVTGIEVPGEDDVRAATRTGSGPPGTFTVLVAVSNEEAEETVRNVAIVVGVVAPLVLLASAAATYALVGRSLRSVEAIRRQVAAIGSGRLGDRVPVPLAADEIAGLAVTMNAMLDRIQAADTAQRRFIADASHELRSPLATVIAALELGRDHPGMLDTDMIDRTALPEAHRIKDLVEDMLTLAAADENGSRPVGVDVDLDDLAAATVTTLRHDHPELIVTGRFHPARVVGDPAALQRMIRNLTDNAAAHARTRVEVTVAGSGTVARVVVDDDGPGIPRADRERVFQRFVRLEDDRARASGGTGLGLAIVAETVRAHGGTITIEDSPAGGARLVVELTLGDQSESPNT, via the coding sequence ATGGTTGATCTGTCGCTGCTGACGCGCCCCGGCCGCTGGGGCCTGCGAGCGCGGTCGGCGGTCCTGAGCACCGCGGTGCTGGCGGTCGTGTTCGGGCTCGGCGCGCTGGCGGCCCTGTGGGTGATGTACCGGTCGCTGCTCGGATCGGTCGATTCCACCGCGGCCGCGCGGGCGGACGAGCTGTCCGGGCAGTTGACGCAACGCTCCCCCGCCCAGGTCTCCGACACCCTGTTCGCGCGCGACCGCACGCTGGTCGCGGTCCAGGTGATCGACGCCGCCGGCGCGGTCGTGCGGGCCTCGCCGGGCGCCTCGACGGCCGGGCCGCTGCTCACCCCGGTACCGGATTCGGTGACCGGAATCGAGGTGCCCGGCGAGGACGACGTGCGGGCCGCGACCCGTACCGGGTCGGGGCCGCCGGGGACGTTCACGGTGCTGGTCGCGGTCAGCAACGAGGAGGCCGAGGAGACGGTCCGCAACGTCGCGATCGTGGTGGGTGTGGTGGCTCCGCTGGTGCTGCTGGCCTCCGCCGCCGCGACCTATGCCCTGGTGGGCCGGTCGCTGCGATCGGTGGAGGCGATCCGCCGCCAGGTCGCCGCGATCGGTTCCGGGCGGCTCGGCGACCGCGTGCCGGTGCCGCTGGCCGCCGACGAGATCGCCGGGCTGGCGGTGACGATGAACGCGATGCTCGACCGCATCCAGGCCGCCGACACCGCGCAGCGGCGCTTCATCGCCGACGCCTCGCACGAGCTGCGCAGTCCGCTGGCCACGGTGATCGCCGCGCTCGAACTGGGCCGCGATCATCCGGGCATGCTCGACACCGACATGATCGATCGGACCGCGCTGCCCGAGGCACACCGGATCAAGGATCTCGTCGAGGACATGCTGACCCTCGCCGCCGCCGACGAGAACGGCTCGCGGCCGGTCGGCGTGGACGTCGATCTCGACGATCTGGCCGCCGCCACCGTGACGACGTTGCGCCACGATCATCCGGAGTTGATCGTGACCGGCCGGTTCCATCCCGCCCGGGTCGTCGGCGATCCGGCCGCGCTGCAACGGATGATCCGCAACCTCACCGACAACGCCGCCGCGCACGCCCGCACCCGGGTCGAGGTGACGGTGGCCGGTTCCGGCACGGTCGCGCGGGTCGTGGTCGACGACGACGGGCCCGGCATCCCGCGGGCCGATCGCGAGCGGGTGTTCCAGCGGTTCGTCCGGCTCGAGGACGATCGCGCCCGCGCCTCCGGCGGTACCGGTCTCGGCCTGGCCATCGTCGCGGAGACCGTGCGCGCGCACGGCGGCACGATCACGATCGAGGACTCACCGGCGGGCGGGGCCCGGCTGGTGGTCGAACTGACGCTCGGCGATCAGTCGGAATCGCCGAATACGTAG
- a CDS encoding AMP-binding protein, giving the protein MPWAGRLSRGSTIITAGERVAVLSRNDTRVLEVIHACAVLGAVAVPLNWRLTESELAGVGADAELALLIHESDSGVLVGELPRNATGTILNAPLREQAAATDR; this is encoded by the coding sequence ATGCCATGGGCCGGCCGGTTGTCTCGTGGATCGACCATCATCACCGCGGGCGAGCGGGTGGCCGTGTTGTCCCGCAACGACACTCGTGTCCTCGAGGTGATCCACGCGTGCGCGGTGCTCGGCGCCGTCGCCGTGCCGTTGAACTGGCGACTGACCGAATCGGAACTGGCCGGCGTCGGCGCGGACGCCGAACTCGCACTGCTCATCCACGAGAGCGATTCGGGCGTGCTGGTCGGCGAACTACCGCGCAACGCCACCGGCACGATCCTCAACGCACCGCTGCGCGAACAGGCGGCGGCCACCGACCGGTAA
- a CDS encoding DeoR/GlpR family DNA-binding transcription regulator, translated as MREPHHRCGTTRFREATLLASTRRREIMHRLGTDGYVEAKALADELGVDTSTIRRDLDALERAGQAQRTHGGARPVPGATAKLPYTMKEGERRTEKAAIGETAARRVRDGETVILDSGSTTFEVARALRDHTGLTVITNDLRIATYIAETPGTRLLVTGGELLGSVFTLVGDRAIAFLSAYTADWAFLGADAVDVAAGVTNMNTLEVPLKRAMITAAGRALVVADSSKFGRRALAKVAGLDEIGGVITDAELDPEIARQFGDTVIPAGRNVP; from the coding sequence ATGCGTGAACCGCACCATCGGTGCGGCACGACCAGGTTCCGGGAGGCGACGTTGCTCGCGAGCACGCGACGGCGCGAAATCATGCATCGCCTGGGCACCGACGGCTATGTCGAGGCCAAGGCCCTCGCCGACGAACTCGGCGTCGACACGTCGACGATCCGCCGCGACCTCGACGCCCTCGAACGCGCCGGCCAGGCCCAGCGCACCCACGGCGGCGCCCGTCCGGTCCCCGGCGCGACCGCGAAGCTGCCCTACACCATGAAGGAGGGCGAACGCCGCACCGAGAAGGCCGCGATCGGCGAGACGGCGGCCCGCCGGGTGCGCGACGGTGAGACGGTCATCCTCGACAGCGGTTCCACTACCTTCGAAGTGGCCCGCGCGCTGCGCGATCACACCGGCCTGACGGTGATCACCAACGACCTGCGCATCGCCACCTACATCGCCGAAACCCCCGGCACCCGGCTGCTGGTCACCGGTGGCGAACTGCTGGGCTCGGTCTTCACCCTGGTCGGTGATCGCGCGATCGCGTTCCTGTCCGCCTACACCGCCGACTGGGCATTCCTCGGCGCTGACGCCGTCGACGTCGCCGCCGGAGTCACCAACATGAACACCCTGGAAGTCCCCCTCAAACGCGCCATGATCACCGCGGCCGGCCGAGCCCTCGTGGTGGCCGACAGCTCGAAATTCGGCCGCCGCGCACTCGCGAAGGTCGCCGGCCTCGACGAAATCGGCGGTGTGATAACCGATGCCGAACTGGATCCGGAAATCGCACGACAATTCGGCGATACCGTCATACCCGCCGGTCGGAATGTGCCGTGA
- a CDS encoding alpha/beta hydrolase: MPTSVSGVAPALLGMGLVIPAEPWPPVADRAAWREMIDKREAMIPVGAEGPMVSSIFGMADAGVPAEVEDVEIDGVPVYVATPDGVAPDDRRVYLALHGGAFIQGGGNISRLGAVMTAGTVGARTWAVDYRMPPEHPFPAALDDCLTVYRRLLADRSPADIVVGGVSAGANLVAALILRARDEGLPLPAAAVLETIPADMSLTGDSLHTNRDVDITFVGDLEPVVALYADGHDPLDPYLSPLYGDFTAGFPPTVLTTGTRDFLLSDTVRMHRRLLAAGITAELHVFEAAPHAMFLGMAPEDHERGREIRAFAERHWAAPAPRN; encoded by the coding sequence GTGCCCACCTCGGTGAGCGGAGTGGCGCCGGCGCTGCTGGGGATGGGTCTTGTGATTCCGGCCGAACCGTGGCCGCCGGTGGCGGATCGGGCGGCGTGGCGGGAGATGATCGACAAGCGGGAGGCGATGATCCCGGTCGGCGCCGAAGGGCCGATGGTGTCGTCGATCTTCGGCATGGCCGACGCGGGGGTGCCCGCCGAGGTCGAGGACGTCGAGATCGACGGTGTCCCTGTGTATGTCGCGACGCCCGACGGTGTCGCGCCGGACGACCGGCGGGTGTATCTGGCCCTGCACGGCGGCGCGTTCATCCAGGGTGGCGGCAACATCTCCCGGTTGGGGGCGGTCATGACGGCGGGTACCGTCGGCGCGCGGACCTGGGCGGTCGACTATCGGATGCCACCGGAGCATCCCTTTCCCGCCGCGCTGGACGACTGCCTCACCGTCTACCGGCGACTGCTCGCCGATCGCAGTCCTGCGGACATCGTCGTCGGCGGGGTCTCGGCCGGTGCCAATCTCGTTGCCGCACTGATTCTCCGGGCCCGGGACGAGGGGCTGCCGCTGCCGGCCGCCGCGGTGCTGGAAACCATCCCCGCCGACATGAGCCTCACCGGCGACTCGCTGCACACCAATCGGGATGTCGACATCACGTTCGTCGGTGATCTGGAGCCCGTCGTCGCGTTGTACGCCGACGGGCACGACCCGCTCGATCCGTATCTCTCGCCGCTGTACGGCGATTTCACCGCCGGATTCCCGCCGACCGTGCTGACCACCGGCACCCGTGACTTCCTGTTGTCGGACACCGTGCGGATGCATCGCCGGCTGCTCGCCGCCGGAATCACCGCCGAGTTGCACGTTTTCGAGGCCGCCCCGCACGCCATGTTCCTGGGCATGGCTCCGGAGGATCACGAACGCGGCCGGGAGATCCGCGCATTCGCCGAACGGCACTGGGCCGCGCCGGCGCCCCGCAACTGA
- the efeO gene encoding iron uptake system protein EfeO: protein MNPNLSRSACAVAGLLVGVPLALTGCTSKPGSAAGTIAVTSTESACDVGAAGASTGPVTFAVANNGSKITEFYVYGAGNRVLGEVENIAPGVTGKLIVEITDPGTYETACKPGMVGNGIRHTFEVTGEKKARSDTPADVEQAKVHYLDYVRGQLDGLVDRTTSFTAAVKAGNLDAARAQFGLARTFYERVEPVASSFAELDPALDMRWDDTEDGKQPFVGFHRIERFLWPPQPSQVGGKGDDITRSDVDNAKATDTKEAIAKEADALLASATALRDEVAKPSFTFETQLFVKGPQALVDEIAKTKVGGEEDRYSRTDLWDFAANIDGSETLIADLQPMIAAKDPKLMDKITTQFQGVRDAIDKYRRGDGYVAYDTVGAAQRKELSDRIDSLSATLSQVPALVLGQ from the coding sequence GTGAATCCGAACCTTTCGCGTAGCGCGTGCGCTGTCGCGGGCCTGCTGGTCGGCGTCCCGCTCGCACTGACGGGGTGTACGTCCAAGCCGGGCTCGGCCGCCGGCACGATCGCGGTCACCTCGACCGAATCGGCCTGTGACGTCGGCGCCGCCGGCGCCTCGACCGGCCCGGTGACCTTCGCCGTCGCCAACAACGGCTCCAAGATCACCGAGTTCTACGTGTACGGCGCCGGCAACCGGGTGCTCGGCGAGGTCGAGAACATCGCCCCCGGGGTGACCGGCAAGCTGATCGTGGAGATCACCGATCCCGGCACCTACGAGACCGCCTGCAAACCGGGCATGGTCGGCAACGGGATCCGCCACACCTTCGAGGTCACCGGCGAGAAGAAGGCCAGATCCGATACGCCGGCCGATGTGGAACAGGCCAAGGTGCACTACCTCGACTACGTGCGCGGCCAGCTCGACGGCCTGGTCGACCGGACCACCTCGTTCACCGCCGCGGTGAAGGCGGGCAATCTCGACGCCGCCCGCGCTCAGTTCGGCTTGGCCCGGACCTTCTACGAGCGGGTCGAGCCGGTGGCCTCCTCCTTCGCCGAACTCGATCCCGCACTGGATATGCGCTGGGACGACACCGAGGACGGTAAGCAGCCGTTCGTCGGATTCCACCGCATCGAACGGTTCCTGTGGCCGCCGCAGCCGAGCCAGGTCGGGGGGAAGGGCGACGACATCACCCGGTCCGACGTCGACAATGCCAAGGCCACCGATACGAAGGAGGCGATCGCGAAGGAGGCCGACGCCCTGCTGGCGAGCGCGACCGCACTGCGCGACGAGGTGGCCAAGCCGTCGTTCACCTTCGAGACGCAGCTGTTCGTGAAGGGCCCGCAGGCCCTCGTCGACGAGATCGCCAAGACCAAGGTCGGCGGCGAGGAGGATCGGTACTCCCGCACCGACCTGTGGGATTTCGCCGCCAATATCGACGGTTCGGAAACCCTGATCGCGGACCTGCAGCCGATGATCGCGGCGAAGGATCCGAAGCTGATGGACAAGATCACCACCCAGTTCCAGGGCGTGCGCGACGCGATCGACAAGTACCGCCGAGGTGACGGTTACGTCGCCTACGACACCGTCGGCGCGGCGCAGCGCAAGGAACTGTCGGACCGGATCGACTCGCTGTCGGCGACCCTGAGCCAGGTCCCGGCGCTGGTGCTGGGACAGTAG
- a CDS encoding alpha/beta hydrolase: protein MGQLEPPVEWPALDDPAAWRELLAARDATALMMIEQMFPAYDTAVEDIDVDGVRVYAITPAGVDPDDRRIVLDIHGGGFVGGGGPLCRMMAVGQVTPMAVRAWSVDYRLPPDHPYPAPLDDCLTAYRALLGSHRPEDIIVNGPSAGGNLAAAMILRARDEGLPLPAAVVLTSPVADLTGAGDSWQTNMGIEPSLTSSFTAPFGLYAGGHDLRDPYVSPLFADFTRGFPPTFLSTGTRDVLLSDTVRLHRALHRAGVPVELHVFEAAGHGMFLGTAPEDREYTVLVREFLGRHWALYA from the coding sequence ATGGGGCAACTGGAACCACCGGTCGAATGGCCGGCCCTGGACGATCCGGCGGCGTGGCGGGAACTGCTCGCCGCGCGGGACGCGACCGCCCTGATGATGATCGAGCAGATGTTCCCGGCGTACGACACCGCGGTCGAGGATATCGACGTCGACGGCGTCCGGGTATACGCGATCACCCCCGCCGGCGTCGATCCGGACGACCGGCGGATCGTGCTCGACATCCACGGCGGCGGATTCGTCGGTGGCGGCGGCCCGCTGTGCCGGATGATGGCCGTCGGCCAGGTGACGCCGATGGCGGTGCGGGCCTGGTCGGTCGACTATCGGCTGCCGCCGGACCATCCGTATCCGGCGCCGCTGGACGACTGCCTCACCGCCTACCGCGCACTGCTCGGATCGCACCGGCCCGAGGACATCATCGTCAACGGCCCCTCCGCCGGCGGGAATCTCGCCGCGGCGATGATTCTGCGGGCCCGCGACGAGGGCCTGCCGCTGCCCGCCGCGGTCGTCCTCACCAGTCCCGTCGCGGATCTCACCGGAGCCGGTGACAGCTGGCAGACGAACATGGGTATCGAGCCGTCGCTGACCAGCAGCTTCACCGCGCCGTTCGGTCTCTACGCCGGCGGCCACGACCTGCGCGATCCCTACGTGTCGCCGTTGTTCGCGGATTTCACCCGCGGGTTCCCGCCCACCTTCCTGTCCACCGGCACCCGCGACGTGCTGCTGTCGGACACCGTCCGCCTGCATCGCGCGCTGCATCGCGCCGGGGTGCCCGTGGAACTGCACGTCTTCGAGGCGGCCGGTCACGGAATGTTTCTCGGCACCGCCCCCGAGGATCGCGAATACACGGTTCTGGTCCGCGAATTCCTCGGCCGGCACTGGGCGCTGTACGCCTGA
- a CDS encoding alpha/beta hydrolase, with product MYVPAKDIPVPTTISSAAQAMLALGRIGPVHDWPDREDTDGWKALIARAEAATRAMTDAEGQHLPATSEAIEVAGVRVYVVTPDGVPDDDPRVYLYLHGGAFIQDGGEICRFWATSTAVAVGARVWAVDYRMPPEDPYPAPLDDCVAVYRALLADHRPEDIIIEGPSAGGNLAAATILRARDEGLPLPGAAVLFSPELDLTEAGDSFQTNLGLDTVLVGSLMPANRLYAAGHDLRDPYLSPIYGDLGAGFPATMLVSGTRDMFLSNTVRMHRALRAAGVAAELHVWEAAGHAMFLGKTPEDADRAREVRRFVDETWARANR from the coding sequence ATGTACGTGCCCGCCAAGGATATTCCCGTCCCCACGACGATCAGCAGTGCGGCGCAGGCCATGCTGGCGCTGGGCCGGATCGGTCCGGTGCACGACTGGCCCGACCGCGAGGACACCGACGGCTGGAAGGCGTTGATCGCCCGCGCCGAGGCGGCCACGCGGGCCATGACCGACGCGGAGGGGCAACACCTGCCCGCCACCTCCGAGGCGATCGAGGTCGCCGGGGTCCGCGTGTATGTCGTTACCCCGGACGGTGTTCCGGACGACGATCCGCGCGTGTACCTGTATCTGCACGGCGGCGCGTTCATCCAGGACGGGGGTGAGATCTGCCGGTTCTGGGCCACCTCCACCGCCGTCGCGGTGGGTGCGCGGGTGTGGGCCGTCGACTATCGGATGCCCCCCGAGGATCCGTATCCCGCACCGCTCGACGACTGTGTCGCGGTCTATCGGGCACTGCTGGCGGACCATCGTCCCGAGGACATCATCATCGAAGGCCCTTCCGCCGGAGGGAATCTCGCCGCGGCGACGATCCTGCGGGCACGCGACGAGGGGCTGCCGCTGCCCGGCGCCGCCGTACTGTTCAGCCCGGAACTCGATCTCACCGAGGCCGGTGACTCGTTCCAGACCAACCTCGGCCTGGATACCGTCCTGGTCGGCAGCCTGATGCCCGCCAACCGGCTGTACGCGGCGGGCCACGATCTGCGTGACCCGTACCTGTCGCCGATCTACGGTGATCTCGGCGCGGGATTCCCGGCCACGATGCTGGTCAGCGGCACCCGGGACATGTTCCTGTCCAACACCGTCCGGATGCATCGAGCACTGCGCGCGGCCGGTGTCGCCGCCGAGTTGCACGTCTGGGAGGCGGCCGGGCACGCGATGTTCCTGGGGAAGACCCCGGAGGACGCCGACCGCGCCCGCGAGGTGCGGCGCTTCGTCGACGAAACGTGGGCCCGCGCGAACCGTTGA
- a CDS encoding response regulator transcription factor, giving the protein MRVLLVEDEPRLAETIARGLSAERFVVVVAGTGPEGAQRAADEDFDVIVLDIMLPGMSGYQVLRAIRARDLDTPVLMLTAKDGDHEVADALDMGADDYLTKPFSFVVLVARLRALLRRRRTPQQDPVLRAGDLSLDPARRLVQRGTIEITLTPREFGLLEYLLRHKGVVLTKTEILRNVWDAHYDGPENVVEVYVGYLRRKIDNPFGRSSIETRRGAGYVFGDSD; this is encoded by the coding sequence ATGAGGGTGTTGCTCGTCGAAGACGAGCCCCGGCTCGCCGAGACCATCGCCCGCGGCCTGAGCGCGGAACGGTTCGTCGTGGTCGTCGCGGGTACCGGTCCCGAGGGTGCGCAGCGGGCGGCCGACGAGGACTTCGACGTCATCGTCCTCGACATCATGCTGCCGGGCATGAGCGGCTACCAGGTGCTGCGCGCCATCCGGGCCCGCGACCTCGACACGCCGGTGCTGATGCTCACCGCCAAGGACGGCGACCACGAGGTGGCCGACGCCCTGGACATGGGCGCCGACGACTACCTCACCAAACCGTTCTCGTTCGTGGTCCTCGTCGCCCGGTTGCGGGCCCTGCTGCGGCGCCGGCGGACGCCGCAGCAGGACCCGGTCCTGCGCGCCGGTGATCTGAGCCTGGATCCGGCGCGGCGGCTGGTCCAGCGCGGCACCATCGAGATCACGCTGACTCCCCGCGAGTTCGGATTGCTGGAATATCTGTTGCGGCACAAGGGTGTCGTGCTCACCAAGACCGAGATCCTGCGCAACGTGTGGGACGCCCACTACGACGGCCCGGAGAACGTGGTCGAGGTCTACGTCGGCTACCTGCGCCGCAAGATCGACAACCCGTTCGGCCGGAGCAGTATCGAAACCCGCCGGGGTGCGGGCTACGTATTCGGCGATTCCGACTGA